A region from the Triticum aestivum cultivar Chinese Spring chromosome 3D, IWGSC CS RefSeq v2.1, whole genome shotgun sequence genome encodes:
- the LOC123080486 gene encoding F-box/LRR-repeat protein 14, translating into MSSSPGRFCSKKLNCSMEDLPEALLTEILNRITTTSDLNSLSLVSKQLYRIEGNQRDAIRVGSGLCTATKALTSLCGRFPNLRKVEIDYSGWIPGHGKQLDNKGLSVFSSHCSSLIDLTLSFCSHIDDSGLGCLVNCKKLVSLRLNSTPQITSIGLFSVAVGCTSLSALHLIDCEEIDNVEWLEYLGRDGSLEELVVKNCKGINHHDFIKFGSGWMKLQKFEFERKRGRYDLLDPGNVVYDSSYDAHNMDIYDFCCESLKDLRLAHIETWPEAGLRVLLGKCKALEKLCLQYVRALNDNDIIALSRSCSNLKRISLWLNLQRYSSDVNYCETRTSFTDKSLYALALNCRMLQMIDLSFTGCDADWPSEIGFTQEGFLVLIQSCPIRVLVLNNANFFDDEGMKALSSLPHLETLELILCHAVTDAGMRFIAHTPCLSNLTLRMCHNVTDVGVAELEDAQKLESLVIESCGEVSLQAAQRVAKSVQYSSECSNALMKKIGLGGY; encoded by the coding sequence CACCACGACAAGTGATCTGAATTCTCTTTCCCTTGTGTCAAAGCAGCTCTACAGGATAGAGGGGAATCAAAGGGATGCTATCCGTGTTGGTTCCGGTCTTTGCACTGCTACAAAAGCACTGACATCATTGTGCGGCCGCTTCCCAAATTTGCGGAAAGTGGAAATTGATTACTCTGGTTGGATACCTGGACATGGAAAGCAGCTGGATAACAAAGGCCTTTCTGTGTTTTCATCTCACTGTTCCTCGCTGATTGATCTCACATTAAGCTTCTGCTCACACATCGATGACTCTGGGCTTGGTTGCTTAGTGAATTGCAAGAAATTGGTGTCTCTCAGGCTGAACTCCACACCACAAATAACTTCGATTGGGCTTTTCTCGGTTGCAGTTGGTTGCACAAGTCTATCTGCTCTCCACCTTATTGATTGCGAGGAAATCGACAATGTAGAGTGGCTGGAATACCTTGGAAGGGATGGATCATTGGAAGAGCTTGTAGTGAAGAATTGCAAAGGAATCAATCATCATGACTTCATAAAGTTTGGTTCAGGATGGATGAAGCTCCAGAAGTTTGAGTTTGAGAGGAAAAGAGGTAGATATGATCTTCTTGATCCAGGTAATGTTGTCTATGACTCCTCGTATGATGCTCACAACATGGATATATATGATTTCTGCTGTGAGAGTTTGAAGGATTTAAGGTTGGCGCATATTGAAACTTGGCCAGAAGCAGGACTTCGAGTTCTCCTAGGAAAGTGTAAAGCATTGGAGAAGCTTTGCCTTCAGTATGTTCGTGCCCTAAATGATAATGACATTATTGCATTATCTCGGAGCTGCAGCAACCTTAAAAGAATCTCACTTTGGCTTAACCTGCAGCGCTACTCTAGTGATGTCAACTATTGTGAGACCAGGACATCATTTACTGATAAGAGCCTTTACGCTCTAGCCCTCAACTGTCGTATGCTTCAGATGATAGACCTCAGCTTTACAGGATGTGATGCCGACTGGCCATCAGAAATAGGATTCACACAAGAGGGTTTTCTGGTGCTCATTCAGTCCTGCCCAATTCGTGTTCTTGTGCTCAACAACGCCAACTTCTTTGATGACGAGGGGATGAAGGCCCTCTCATCCTTGCCTCATCTGGAGACACTTGAGCTTATATTGTGTCATGCGGTAACTGATGCCGGGATGCGCTTCATTGCGCACACCCCATGCTTGAGTAATCTCACACTTCGGATGTGTCATAACGTTACTGATGTTGGAGTGGCTGAACTGGAAGATGCTCAGAAGTTAGAGTCTTTGGTCATCGAGTCTTGTGGTGAGGTCTCTCTGCAAGCTGCGCAGCGTGTTGCCAAGTCAGTTCAGTACTCCAGCGAGTGTTCAAATGCCCTTATGAAGAAAATTGGTCTTGGCGGCTATTGA